The following proteins are encoded in a genomic region of Alphaproteobacteria bacterium:
- a CDS encoding isochorismatase family protein, whose translation MKIKIPASGRPKALFIIDVQPATLEDKALSTVWAIKEILRATHYPLYVAAAYHAGPESMFYKQSRWLLPQEQAGFTDEDVLAEIQHKNARLVSITKSARSGFKCDQRSALLEALEAERIAEIHIVGYDINDCVLATAYDAIDLGFYAYVIEEACGRSDGEEDIIHAALAILRQQNMTNNSNLFGCEEIEIPDISGT comes from the coding sequence ATGAAAATAAAAATTCCCGCGTCCGGCAGGCCAAAAGCCCTTTTCATTATAGATGTTCAGCCCGCGACCCTGGAAGATAAGGCCTTATCCACGGTGTGGGCCATCAAAGAGATTCTGCGCGCCACGCATTATCCCCTTTATGTGGCCGCCGCCTATCATGCGGGTCCGGAATCGATGTTCTATAAGCAGAGCCGATGGCTTTTGCCGCAAGAGCAAGCCGGGTTCACGGACGAGGACGTCCTGGCCGAGATTCAGCATAAAAACGCGAGGCTGGTCAGCATAACCAAATCGGCCAGATCAGGTTTTAAGTGCGACCAGCGTTCGGCTTTGCTGGAGGCTCTGGAAGCGGAGCGCATCGCCGAGATTCACATCGTGGGATACGACATCAACGATTGCGTCCTGGCCACGGCCTATGATGCCATCGATCTCGGATTTTACGCCTATGTCATCGAGGAAGCATGCGGCCGATCCGATGGCGAAGAGGATATCATTCACGCCGCGCTTGCGATCTTGCGCCAGCAGAATATGACCAATAACAGCAATCTTTTCGGCTGCGAAGAAATTGAAATTCCGGACATATCCGGCACGTGA
- a CDS encoding serine/threonine protein kinase, which produces MSEEAPKRGSGETLPLGSRSEVFPANPLPGFDSASAMAHLARMKGAHTADLMALICRQGYPPRTDIFNQLRMIDNPALLRLVDNGSISWPDGNRYFGFVFEQPQNSRLWQSIDEVHAPMTEDFIKSHFITPVVGALRELADAGIMHGSVRPTNIFWRETGSGMPQLGECVTAPPGVGQPVLFEPPDRAQAAPFARGAGTIADDMYAFGVTLVLLILGQNPMRGMDDAAIVKAKLEKGSFGALVVNQRVQPAHFELLRGLLHEDPKQRWLPHDLEAWIGGQRLTPKQAESNRRPARALMFDGKELWQIRHVIRAMADNVPAAVQIIDREELDRWLRRALMDDDRADRVQEAINVLRNSGRTAHLDEQKVAMVCMALDPGGPIFYRGQAFLPFGIGPALAETLRAGGNVQIIAEVISNQFIGYWVNQQQEGKTELVPLAQTFERVRGYIERASVGSGIERAAYELNPTLPCMSPLLRGQYILTPKDLLPALEKSSREAGKPREPIDRHLAAWIATRDRSMDYLLRPLNEQADSPRRALAIITLFSEWQRKHGPDHLPGLAGWLISLAEPLTRRYHYKPLHAEVASRLGEATEQGRLADLLHLLDDPKAVERDQQNFSAARQLYRAMTTQTHILDQQMRNHAEVARRYGRPVATYIAWVLSAMASVFSIMKMMTAG; this is translated from the coding sequence ATGAGCGAGGAGGCACCCAAACGCGGAAGCGGCGAGACTTTGCCGCTCGGCAGCCGGAGCGAAGTGTTTCCGGCCAATCCGCTGCCGGGGTTCGACAGCGCCTCGGCCATGGCCCATCTCGCGCGCATGAAGGGCGCGCATACCGCCGACCTCATGGCGCTGATCTGCCGCCAGGGCTATCCGCCGCGCACCGATATTTTCAATCAGTTGCGGATGATCGACAATCCCGCCCTGCTGCGCCTCGTCGACAACGGCTCCATCAGCTGGCCGGACGGCAATCGTTATTTCGGTTTCGTTTTCGAGCAGCCGCAGAATTCAAGGCTTTGGCAGAGCATCGACGAAGTCCATGCGCCGATGACCGAAGACTTTATCAAAAGCCACTTTATCACGCCGGTCGTAGGCGCGCTACGCGAGCTAGCCGACGCCGGCATCATGCATGGCAGCGTCCGGCCGACCAATATTTTCTGGCGCGAGACGGGCAGCGGCATGCCGCAGCTCGGCGAATGCGTCACCGCGCCGCCGGGCGTCGGGCAGCCGGTTTTATTCGAGCCGCCGGATCGGGCCCAGGCCGCGCCCTTCGCGCGCGGCGCGGGCACCATCGCGGACGATATGTACGCTTTCGGCGTCACGCTGGTTCTGCTGATTTTGGGGCAGAATCCCATGCGCGGCATGGATGACGCCGCTATCGTCAAGGCCAAGCTGGAGAAAGGAAGCTTCGGCGCGCTGGTCGTCAACCAGCGTGTTCAGCCCGCGCATTTCGAATTGTTGCGCGGTCTGCTGCACGAAGACCCGAAGCAGCGGTGGCTGCCGCACGATCTCGAAGCGTGGATCGGCGGCCAGAGGCTGACGCCCAAACAGGCCGAATCCAACCGCCGCCCCGCCCGCGCGCTGATGTTCGACGGCAAGGAATTATGGCAGATCCGCCATGTCATCCGGGCGATGGCCGATAATGTCCCCGCCGCCGTGCAGATCATCGACCGCGAGGAACTGGACCGCTGGCTGCGCCGCGCGCTGATGGATGACGACCGCGCCGACCGCGTCCAGGAGGCCATCAATGTCCTGAGAAACAGCGGCCGCACGGCCCATCTCGACGAGCAGAAAGTGGCGATGGTCTGCATGGCGCTCGACCCCGGCGGGCCGATTTTCTATCGCGGGCAGGCGTTCCTGCCTTTCGGCATCGGCCCCGCGCTGGCCGAGACGCTGCGCGCCGGCGGCAATGTCCAGATCATCGCCGAGGTCATCAGCAATCAATTCATCGGCTATTGGGTCAATCAGCAGCAGGAAGGCAAGACCGAACTCGTGCCGCTGGCGCAAACTTTCGAGCGCGTGCGCGGCTATATCGAGCGCGCCAGCGTCGGCAGCGGGATCGAGCGCGCCGCCTATGAGCTTAATCCCACATTGCCCTGCATGAGCCCGCTGCTGCGCGGCCAATATATTTTGACGCCGAAAGACTTGCTGCCCGCGCTCGAGAAATCGTCGCGGGAAGCGGGAAAGCCTCGCGAGCCGATCGACCGCCATCTCGCGGCCTGGATCGCCACGCGCGACCGCAGCATGGATTATTTGCTGCGGCCTTTGAACGAGCAGGCGGATTCACCCCGCCGCGCGCTGGCGATCATCACGCTGTTCAGCGAATGGCAGCGCAAGCATGGGCCGGATCATTTGCCCGGCCTTGCCGGTTGGCTCATAAGTCTGGCCGAGCCATTGACGCGGCGCTACCATTACAAACCTCTTCATGCCGAGGTGGCGTCGCGGCTCGGCGAGGCCACCGAACAAGGGCGGCTCGCCGATTTGCTGCATCTGCTCGACGATCCGAAGGCGGTCGAGCGCGACCAACAGAATTTCTCTGCCGCGCGGCAGCTGTACCGCGCCATGACGACGCAAACCCATATTCTCGATCAGCAGATGAGAAATCACGCCGAAGTGGCGCGGCGCTACGGCCGTCCGGTGGCGACGTATATCGCCTGGGTGCTGTCGGCGATGGCGTCGGTATTTTCGATCATGAAGATGATGACGGCAGGGTAG
- a CDS encoding lysozyme inhibitor LprI family protein: MTMTYHRARTRIFLTWLVLACLTASGKSWAVDCASPMTQADMTQCALEDWKKADAELNAVYKKLMKKISPAGQKELRAVQRAWIAYRDRQCAFNNLGTVNGSVHPMLISQCTSDLTREQIKILREQAECGENDFTCGGQ; encoded by the coding sequence ATGACCATGACCTATCATCGGGCGCGCACGCGTATTTTTCTGACATGGCTGGTTCTCGCATGCCTGACGGCAAGCGGGAAAAGCTGGGCGGTCGATTGCGCGTCACCGATGACCCAGGCGGACATGACTCAATGCGCGCTGGAGGACTGGAAGAAAGCCGACGCGGAGTTGAATGCCGTTTATAAAAAGCTGATGAAGAAGATCAGCCCGGCTGGGCAGAAAGAATTACGCGCGGTGCAAAGAGCCTGGATCGCGTATCGGGATCGGCAATGTGCGTTTAACAATCTCGGCACAGTCAATGGATCGGTGCATCCGATGCTTATATCTCAATGCACGAGCGATCTTACTCGCGAACAAATTAAGATTCTCCGCGAGCAGGCCGAATGCGGCGAAAACGATTTTACTTGCGGCGGGCAGTGA
- a CDS encoding FkbM family methyltransferase codes for MPFVSHAQNLEDVMLWRALNHVGHGRYVDVGAQHPVIESVSKAFYDHGWRGVHVEPTPEHAELLRRDRPDETVLQIALGSHDGTLDLNVIPGTGLSTAIDVYANRHKAERGFDGHRVQVPMMTLKSALAFLAGQEVHWLKIDVEGLEGEVLKGWDSNILRPWVMVIEATVPGSLDARHEDWEPMLIAAGYRFVYFDGLNRFYIAKEHGELAAAFSSPPSIVDAVKYRFGAATVARMLKLQYWHWPLQRLRKSGRTAVPRTKY; via the coding sequence ATGCCCTTCGTCTCCCATGCCCAAAATCTCGAAGACGTGATGCTGTGGCGCGCCCTTAATCATGTCGGCCATGGCCGCTATGTCGATGTCGGCGCGCAGCATCCGGTGATCGAATCCGTGAGCAAGGCGTTTTACGACCATGGCTGGCGCGGCGTTCATGTCGAACCGACGCCCGAACATGCCGAACTTTTGCGCCGGGACAGGCCGGATGAAACGGTGCTGCAAATCGCGCTGGGCAGTCATGACGGCACGCTCGACCTCAACGTCATTCCCGGCACCGGCCTGAGCACGGCGATCGACGTCTACGCGAACCGCCATAAGGCCGAGCGCGGCTTCGACGGCCATCGCGTCCAGGTGCCGATGATGACGTTGAAATCAGCTCTTGCCTTCCTCGCGGGCCAAGAAGTTCATTGGCTGAAAATCGATGTCGAGGGGCTGGAGGGCGAAGTCCTCAAAGGCTGGGATAGCAACATCCTGCGGCCCTGGGTGATGGTGATCGAGGCTACGGTTCCCGGTTCGCTGGATGCCCGTCACGAGGATTGGGAGCCCATGCTGATCGCGGCGGGATACCGCTTCGTCTATTTCGACGGACTGAACCGCTTTTATATCGCGAAGGAGCATGGCGAACTCGCGGCGGCTTTTTCTTCTCCGCCGAGCATTGTCGACGCGGTCAAATACCGCTTCGGCGCGGCGACGGTCGCCCGGATGCTGAAACTGCAATACTGGCACTGGCCGCTTCAGAGACTCAGGAAATCCGGCAGAACGGCCGTTCCCAGGACGAAATATTGA